From the genome of Cedecea lapagei, one region includes:
- a CDS encoding CobW family GTP-binding protein, producing MTKTNLITGFLGSGKTTTILHLLANKPADEKWAVLVNEFGEVGIDGALLADSGALLKEIPGGCMCCVNGLPMQVGLNTLLRQGKPDRLLIEPTGLGHPKQILDMLNAEVYQPWIDLRATLCLLDARQLLNEKALNNENFRDQLAAADIIVANKQDRATPESQAALAQWYQAQGDSRELVHAENGAIDLGLLDKLRLNQRELPASAGHQHAQAVTAGLAALSLPGHQRWRRSVNSGQGYHACGWIFDEETVFDTIGLLEWARLAPVERVKGVLRIPEGLVRINRQGNDLHIETQSSPPPDSRIELIHSALPDWNALQSSLLSLRLS from the coding sequence GTGACAAAAACAAATCTAATCACCGGCTTCCTTGGCAGCGGCAAAACCACCACCATCCTGCATCTGCTGGCGAATAAACCTGCCGATGAAAAATGGGCGGTGCTGGTAAATGAGTTTGGCGAGGTCGGCATTGACGGCGCCCTGCTGGCGGACAGCGGAGCGCTGCTCAAAGAGATCCCCGGCGGCTGTATGTGCTGCGTTAACGGCCTGCCAATGCAGGTCGGCCTCAACACGCTACTTCGCCAGGGGAAACCGGATCGCCTGCTGATTGAGCCCACCGGCCTCGGTCACCCTAAGCAAATCCTCGATATGCTCAACGCGGAAGTTTATCAGCCGTGGATTGATCTGCGCGCGACGCTCTGCCTGCTGGATGCCCGCCAGTTGCTGAATGAAAAAGCCCTCAATAATGAGAACTTCCGCGACCAGCTTGCCGCGGCGGATATTATTGTGGCCAATAAACAGGATCGCGCCACGCCGGAAAGCCAGGCCGCCTTAGCGCAGTGGTACCAGGCTCAGGGAGACAGCCGGGAGCTGGTTCACGCTGAAAACGGCGCTATCGACCTCGGATTACTGGACAAACTCCGTCTGAATCAGCGCGAGCTGCCGGCCAGCGCCGGGCACCAGCATGCGCAGGCGGTGACTGCTGGCCTTGCTGCGCTAAGTCTTCCCGGACATCAGCGCTGGCGCCGCAGCGTCAACAGCGGGCAGGGTTATCACGCCTGTGGCTGGATTTTCGATGAGGAAACCGTGTTTGACACAATCGGCCTGCTGGAGTGGGCGCGCCTTGCTCCGGTTGAACGCGTCAAAGGCGTGCTGCGCATTCCAGAAGGGCTGGTCCGTATCAACCGCCAGGGCAATGACCTGCATATTGAAACACAATCCTCGCCGCCACCTGACAGCCGCATAGAGTTGATACACTCGGCTCTCCCTGA
- a CDS encoding mannitol dehydrogenase family protein: protein MDTIATASLPDTVQRPNYDRGALKTRIVHFGFGAFHRAHQALLTDRVLNKLGGDWGICEISLFNGDKLMQDLRRQDHLFTVLEKGAAGNQALVIGAVKECLNAKLDGMEAIIEKFCEPQVAIVSLTVTEKGYCIDPASGKLDATNERIIHDLASPQRPHSVPGILVEALSRRRERGLNPFTVLSCDNIPNNGHLVRQAVQGMAAKRSAELEAWIVEKVTFPSTMVDRIVPAATEESLQEIAEILGVKDPCAIAAEPFIQWVIEDNFVAGRPEWESAGVEMVDDVMPFEQMKLRMLNGSHSFLAYLGYLGGYTYINDCMADKHFVLAARHLMLQEQAVTLNIRGVDLNQYATSLLARFANPALKHRTWQIAMDGSQKLPQRWLESVRWHLENGSSWPCLALGIAGWMRYVSGVDEQGHAVDVRDPLLEKIQRLVSRSQENERVDALLTLSEIFGDEQPKNIKFVESVQHAWQQLAHFGAREAVKNLRLN, encoded by the coding sequence ATGGACACGATTGCCACCGCTTCACTTCCGGATACCGTTCAACGGCCAAACTACGATCGCGGCGCGCTTAAAACGCGCATCGTGCATTTTGGCTTTGGCGCTTTTCACCGTGCGCATCAGGCCCTGCTCACTGACAGGGTTCTCAACAAGCTTGGCGGCGACTGGGGGATCTGCGAGATCAGCCTGTTTAACGGCGATAAGCTAATGCAGGATCTTCGCCGGCAGGATCATCTTTTTACGGTGCTGGAAAAAGGTGCGGCAGGAAATCAGGCTCTGGTGATTGGCGCCGTGAAAGAGTGCCTGAACGCGAAGCTGGACGGCATGGAGGCCATCATTGAGAAGTTTTGCGAGCCTCAGGTCGCTATCGTCTCCCTGACCGTCACCGAAAAAGGCTACTGCATCGATCCTGCCAGCGGAAAGCTTGATGCCACCAATGAACGAATCATTCATGACCTGGCCTCGCCTCAGCGGCCCCACTCGGTGCCGGGGATCCTTGTCGAAGCGCTAAGCCGCCGCCGCGAGCGCGGCTTAAATCCGTTTACGGTCTTATCCTGCGACAATATCCCCAATAACGGACACTTAGTCCGCCAGGCCGTGCAGGGCATGGCTGCCAAACGAAGCGCGGAGCTGGAAGCATGGATTGTCGAAAAGGTCACTTTCCCGAGCACCATGGTTGACCGCATTGTGCCGGCAGCTACGGAAGAGTCCCTGCAGGAGATAGCGGAAATTCTGGGCGTCAAAGATCCCTGCGCCATCGCCGCTGAGCCGTTTATCCAGTGGGTCATCGAGGATAACTTCGTTGCCGGACGCCCCGAATGGGAAAGCGCTGGCGTGGAAATGGTTGACGATGTCATGCCCTTTGAACAAATGAAGCTGCGTATGCTCAACGGCAGCCATTCGTTTCTTGCCTACCTGGGCTACCTGGGCGGTTACACCTATATTAATGATTGTATGGCGGACAAGCATTTTGTCCTTGCTGCCAGACACCTGATGCTACAGGAGCAGGCGGTGACGCTGAATATTCGCGGCGTCGACCTGAATCAGTACGCCACAAGTCTGCTGGCGCGCTTCGCTAATCCGGCGCTCAAGCACCGTACCTGGCAAATCGCCATGGACGGGAGCCAGAAGCTTCCTCAGCGCTGGCTGGAAAGCGTGCGCTGGCATCTGGAAAACGGCAGCAGCTGGCCCTGCCTTGCGCTCGGCATTGCTGGCTGGATGCGCTACGTCAGCGGCGTAGACGAGCAGGGGCACGCCGTTGATGTCCGCGATCCGCTGCTGGAGAAAATCCAGAGGCTGGTAAGCCGCAGCCAGGAAAATGAGCGCGTAGATGCCCTCCTTACACTGAGTGAAATTTTCGGCGATGAGCAGCCCAAAAACATCAAATTTGTCGAGAGCGTTCAGCATGCATGGCAGCAGCTTGCTCACTTTGGCGCACGCGAAGCGGTCAAAAACCTGCGTTTAAATTAA
- the yeiP gene encoding elongation factor P-like protein YeiP, with protein sequence MARANEIKKGMVLNYNGKLLIVKDIDIQAPSARGAATLYKMRFSDVRTGQKVEERFKGDDIVDTITLTRRFVDFSYIDGNEYVFMDKEDYTPYIFTKDQIEEELQFIPEGGMPDMQVLTWDGQLLALELPQTVDLEIIETAPGIKGASASSRTKPATLSTGLVIQVPEYMVAGEKIRIHIAEKRSMGRAD encoded by the coding sequence ATGGCAAGAGCTAACGAAATCAAAAAAGGCATGGTTCTCAACTACAACGGCAAACTGCTGATTGTTAAAGATATTGATATCCAGGCCCCCAGCGCACGCGGCGCAGCAACCCTGTACAAGATGCGTTTCTCAGATGTCCGCACCGGGCAGAAAGTGGAAGAGCGCTTCAAGGGTGACGATATCGTTGACACCATTACCCTGACCCGCCGCTTCGTTGATTTCTCCTATATCGACGGCAACGAATACGTCTTTATGGATAAAGAAGATTACACCCCGTACATCTTCACCAAAGACCAGATCGAAGAAGAGCTGCAGTTCATCCCTGAAGGCGGTATGCCGGATATGCAGGTTCTGACCTGGGATGGCCAGCTGCTGGCGCTGGAGCTGCCGCAAACCGTAGACCTGGAAATTATCGAAACCGCACCGGGCATCAAAGGCGCTTCTGCCAGCTCCCGCACCAAACCGGCGACCTTGTCCACCGGGCTGGTGATTCAGGTCCCGGAATACATGGTTGCCGGCGAGAAAATCCGCATTCATATTGCAGAAAAACGCTCAATGGGCCGCGCTGACTGA
- a CDS encoding DUF2534 family protein — protein MFAKLRTPEGKKFLIAVVIIFTIVVSLISKVTFEGVEEQYNWPMEQWTLDMFIMQGAWVAIYTIMFTLLCSLPFAFYFLAPKDGRG, from the coding sequence ATGTTTGCAAAACTTCGTACACCCGAAGGTAAAAAATTCCTTATTGCGGTTGTGATTATCTTCACCATCGTGGTGTCACTGATTTCAAAAGTCACCTTTGAGGGCGTTGAAGAGCAGTACAACTGGCCGATGGAGCAATGGACGCTGGATATGTTTATCATGCAGGGGGCCTGGGTTGCCATCTACACGATCATGTTTACCCTTCTCTGCTCGCTGCCGTTTGCTTTCTATTTCTTAGCGCCTAAGGATGGCCGCGGCTAA